One part of the bacterium genome encodes these proteins:
- a CDS encoding sodium-translocating pyrophosphatase yields the protein MKRRLLTMNFRPFLAILGLFSVLLSSSSLWASEAELVLPDLSSISFLGVTGHDLLLYGLAICALGAIFGLVIYSQVKSMPVHKSMKEISELIYETCKTYLLTQGKFILILEVFIGIIIWIYFYNLRHFAIDKVAMILVFSLIGIAGSYGVAWFGIRINTLANSRAAFASLRGKPFPVYAIPLKAGMSIGMLLIATELVMMLCILLFIPSDYAGPCFIGFAIGESLAASVLRIAGGIFTKIADIGSDLMKIVFNIKEDDARNPGVIADCTGDNAGDSVGPTADGFETYGVTGVALITFILLAVPEAVTQVQLLVWIFVMRIVMILASGLSYIINEAWAKARYGNADKMNFEHPLTSLVWVTSIVSLILTFVVSYLLIPTLGDGTLWWKLSLIITCGTIAGALIPEMIKIFTSTESGHVREVVTASREGGASLNVLSGLIAGNFSAYWMGIVIVVLMAIAYFVSLQGLGSLMMAPAVFAFGLVAFGFLGMGPVTIAVDSYGPVTDNAQSVYELSTIETLPNIQGEIKKDFGFDAKFDKAKDLLEENDGAGNTFKATAKPVLIGTAVVGAATMIFSIIVLLTGGLKTGIENLSLLHPPFLLGLITGGAIIYWFTGASCQAVSTGAYRAVEFIKANIKLDGTEKASIADSKKVVAICTQYAQKGMFNIFLTVFFSTLAFACLEPFFFVGYLISIALFGLYQAIFMANAGGAWDNAKKVVEVELKEKGSALHAATVVGDTVGDPFKDTSSVALNPIIKFTTLFGLLAVELAIELPRNTSMILAAVFFVISAIFVVRSFYGMRIKSGGEARA from the coding sequence ATGAAAAGGCGTCTTTTAACTATGAATTTCCGGCCCTTCCTTGCGATTTTGGGGCTTTTTTCGGTGCTGCTCAGCAGCTCATCCCTCTGGGCCAGCGAAGCCGAGTTGGTCCTGCCGGATTTGAGCTCGATCTCCTTCCTGGGCGTCACCGGCCATGACCTCTTGCTCTACGGTCTCGCCATCTGCGCCTTGGGCGCCATCTTCGGCTTGGTCATCTACTCCCAGGTCAAGAGCATGCCGGTCCACAAATCGATGAAGGAGATCTCGGAGCTCATCTACGAGACCTGCAAGACCTATCTCCTCACCCAGGGCAAGTTCATCCTGATCCTGGAAGTCTTTATCGGCATCATCATCTGGATTTACTTCTATAACCTCCGCCACTTCGCGATCGACAAGGTCGCGATGATCCTGGTCTTCAGCTTGATCGGCATCGCCGGCAGCTACGGCGTGGCCTGGTTCGGCATCCGGATCAACACCCTGGCCAACTCCCGGGCGGCCTTCGCCAGCTTGCGAGGCAAGCCCTTCCCGGTCTACGCGATCCCGCTCAAGGCCGGCATGAGCATCGGCATGCTGCTGATCGCCACCGAATTGGTCATGATGCTCTGCATCCTGCTCTTCATCCCCTCGGACTATGCCGGCCCCTGCTTCATCGGCTTCGCCATCGGCGAATCGTTGGCCGCCTCGGTCCTCCGCATCGCCGGCGGTATCTTCACCAAGATCGCCGACATCGGCTCCGACCTGATGAAGATCGTCTTCAACATCAAGGAAGACGACGCCCGCAACCCCGGCGTCATCGCCGACTGCACCGGCGACAATGCCGGCGACTCGGTCGGCCCGACCGCCGACGGCTTCGAGACCTACGGCGTCACCGGCGTCGCCCTGATCACCTTCATCCTGCTCGCGGTCCCCGAGGCCGTGACCCAGGTCCAGCTCCTGGTTTGGATCTTCGTCATGCGCATCGTCATGATCCTGGCCAGCGGCCTCTCCTACATCATCAACGAAGCCTGGGCCAAGGCCCGCTACGGCAACGCCGACAAGATGAACTTCGAGCACCCCCTCACCTCGCTGGTGTGGGTCACCTCGATCGTCTCGCTCATCCTGACCTTCGTCGTCTCCTACCTGCTCATCCCGACCTTGGGCGACGGCACCCTGTGGTGGAAGCTCTCGCTGATCATCACCTGCGGAACCATCGCCGGCGCGCTGATTCCGGAGATGATCAAGATCTTCACCTCGACCGAGTCGGGCCACGTCCGCGAAGTCGTCACCGCGTCGCGCGAAGGCGGCGCCTCGCTGAACGTCCTCTCCGGTCTCATCGCCGGTAACTTCAGCGCCTATTGGATGGGCATCGTCATCGTCGTCCTGATGGCCATCGCCTACTTCGTCAGCCTTCAGGGCCTGGGCAGCCTCATGATGGCGCCGGCGGTCTTCGCCTTCGGCTTGGTGGCCTTCGGCTTCCTCGGCATGGGCCCGGTCACCATCGCGGTCGACTCCTACGGCCCGGTCACCGACAACGCCCAGTCGGTCTACGAGCTCTCGACCATCGAGACGCTGCCCAACATCCAGGGCGAGATCAAGAAGGACTTCGGCTTCGACGCCAAATTCGACAAGGCCAAGGACCTGCTTGAAGAGAACGACGGCGCCGGCAACACCTTCAAGGCCACCGCCAAGCCGGTTCTCATCGGCACCGCGGTCGTCGGCGCGGCCACCATGATCTTCTCGATCATCGTGCTGCTCACCGGCGGGCTCAAGACCGGCATCGAGAACCTCTCGCTGCTCCACCCGCCCTTCCTGCTGGGCCTGATCACCGGCGGCGCCATCATCTACTGGTTCACCGGCGCTTCCTGCCAAGCGGTCTCGACCGGCGCCTACCGGGCGGTCGAGTTCATCAAGGCCAACATCAAGCTCGACGGCACCGAAAAGGCCTCGATCGCCGACAGCAAGAAGGTCGTCGCCATCTGCACCCAGTATGCCCAGAAGGGCATGTTCAACATCTTCCTGACCGTCTTCTTCAGCACCCTGGCCTTCGCCTGCTTGGAGCCCTTCTTCTTCGTCGGCTACCTCATCTCGATCGCGCTCTTCGGTCTCTACCAGGCGATCTTCATGGCCAATGCCGGCGGCGCCTGGGACAACGCCAAGAAGGTCGTCGAGGTCGAGCTGAAGGAAAAGGGCAGCGCCCTTCACGCCGCGACCGTCGTCGGCGACACCGTCGGCGATCCCTTCAAGGACACCTCCTCGGTGGCGCTGAACCCGATCATCAAATTCACCACCCTCTTCGGCCTCCTGGCCGTCGAGCTGGCGATCGAGCTGCCGCGGAACACCAGCATGATCCTGGCCGCGGTCTTCTTCGTGATCTCGGCGATTTTCGTCGTCCGCTCCTTCTACGGAATGCGGATCAAGTCGGGCGGCGAGGCTAGGGCCTAG
- a CDS encoding alpha/beta hydrolase, whose amino-acid sequence MRKIPALLLPLLLLATACQREESGTVKAADGTAIRYQSRGQGDPALVFIHCWSCNRHYWDGQVKEFEKERRVVTLDLGGHGDSGKERQEWTVQSFVQDVQAVLNHLKIKQAILVGHSMGGPIALLVAAAQPETVKAVICVDTLQNAEADPPRAQMKMAADQMEVDLRKVNQAFLPTFFYKDSDPKLVAWVVDQASRADPKIAAALMRDLADFDLKSALSAAKVPIRCINSAERIGPVFTDQAVNKKYADFEAILMSAVGHFPQLEQPARFNGFFRQILEQLD is encoded by the coding sequence GTGAGAAAAATCCCGGCTCTATTGCTTCCGCTGCTCTTGCTGGCGACGGCTTGCCAAAGGGAGGAGAGCGGAACGGTCAAGGCCGCCGACGGCACCGCGATCCGCTACCAGTCGCGGGGCCAGGGCGATCCGGCCTTGGTCTTCATCCATTGCTGGTCTTGCAATCGTCATTATTGGGATGGCCAGGTGAAGGAGTTCGAAAAAGAGCGCCGGGTCGTGACTCTCGACCTCGGCGGCCACGGCGACTCGGGCAAGGAGCGGCAGGAATGGACGGTGCAGTCCTTCGTCCAAGACGTCCAAGCGGTGCTGAATCACCTCAAGATCAAGCAGGCGATCCTGGTCGGCCATTCGATGGGCGGGCCGATCGCCTTGCTGGTCGCCGCCGCTCAGCCCGAAACGGTGAAGGCGGTGATTTGCGTCGACACCCTGCAAAACGCCGAGGCCGATCCGCCACGCGCCCAGATGAAGATGGCCGCCGACCAAATGGAAGTCGATCTTCGCAAAGTCAATCAAGCCTTTCTGCCGACCTTCTTCTACAAGGACAGCGATCCCAAGCTCGTCGCCTGGGTGGTCGACCAAGCTTCGCGGGCCGACCCCAAGATCGCGGCGGCCTTGATGCGGGACCTCGCCGATTTCGACCTCAAGTCGGCGCTGAGCGCCGCCAAGGTGCCGATCCGCTGCATCAACTCGGCCGAAAGAATCGGCCCGGTTTTCACCGACCAAGCGGTGAACAAGAAATACGCCGATTTCGAGGCCATCCTGATGTCGGCGGTCGGCCATTTCCCGCAGTTGGAACAACCGGCTCGATTCAACGGATTTTTCCGCCAAATTTTGGAACAGCTCGACTAA
- a CDS encoding B12-binding domain-containing radical SAM protein, which yields MKIRLINPAFPDTFWGFRHVREYGYRYAMANLALPTVAGMTPPEHEVSIQDENVEAIDYSAPADLIGITGFNIQSQRMFEIAAEFRRRGKTVVLGGPYASLCPEECADHADYLIVGEAERIWPQFLRDFAAGVAQPRYVEAEKIDLRTTPAPRWDLIDFKQFGRIPIQTTRGCPFDCEFCDVIVYLGRKVRQKTPAQIAAEIEAVYPHIYRAGRDSVFFADDNFIGNKAHARAVCRMLIELNAKFKRPLRYSTQVTINLAQDKELLELMAEAGFHSVFIGIETPKAENLLEVHKVQNTRRDLLADIRTIQSFGIFVWAGMIVGFDHDDEGVFAEQLQFMQESRIPISMTGMLNAPANTPLWHRLKKEGRLLEGYQYRDQADTNIIPKNMDKEELRAGYVRLMNELYSYENYGERLCGTLAQIQRQPRRRKKAFSVVHSAYNLKRLSRLLGYYLFSSHPERRRYFFKILRQILKSNPAYLKEALWHLALHKHFYEYSRILAEQLEAKPVEQRLSKAG from the coding sequence ATGAAAATTCGTCTCATCAATCCGGCTTTCCCCGACACTTTTTGGGGTTTTCGTCACGTCCGAGAGTACGGCTACCGCTACGCGATGGCCAACCTGGCCCTGCCGACCGTCGCCGGGATGACCCCGCCGGAGCATGAAGTTTCGATTCAGGACGAGAACGTCGAGGCGATCGACTACTCGGCCCCCGCCGACTTGATCGGCATCACCGGCTTCAACATTCAGTCGCAGCGGATGTTCGAGATCGCCGCCGAATTTCGCCGCCGGGGCAAGACCGTGGTGTTGGGCGGACCCTACGCCTCGCTCTGCCCCGAGGAGTGCGCGGACCACGCCGATTACCTGATCGTCGGCGAGGCCGAGCGGATCTGGCCCCAGTTCCTCCGCGACTTCGCGGCCGGCGTTGCTCAGCCCCGCTATGTCGAAGCCGAGAAGATCGACCTCCGAACCACTCCGGCGCCGCGCTGGGACCTGATCGACTTCAAGCAATTCGGCCGAATCCCGATTCAGACCACCCGGGGCTGCCCCTTCGACTGCGAATTTTGCGACGTCATCGTCTACCTCGGGCGGAAAGTCCGGCAGAAAACGCCGGCGCAGATCGCGGCCGAGATCGAGGCGGTCTATCCCCATATCTATCGGGCCGGCCGCGATTCGGTCTTTTTCGCCGACGACAACTTCATCGGCAACAAGGCCCATGCCCGGGCGGTCTGCCGGATGCTGATCGAGCTCAACGCCAAATTCAAAAGGCCGCTGCGCTACTCGACTCAGGTGACGATCAACTTGGCCCAGGATAAGGAATTGTTGGAGCTGATGGCCGAGGCCGGCTTCCACAGCGTCTTCATCGGCATCGAGACGCCCAAGGCCGAGAACCTGCTCGAAGTTCACAAGGTCCAGAACACCCGCCGCGACCTCTTGGCCGACATTCGAACGATCCAGTCCTTCGGCATCTTCGTCTGGGCCGGGATGATCGTCGGATTCGACCACGACGACGAAGGGGTCTTCGCCGAGCAGCTCCAATTCATGCAGGAGAGCCGTATCCCGATTTCGATGACCGGAATGCTCAACGCCCCGGCCAACACCCCGCTTTGGCACCGCTTGAAGAAGGAAGGCCGGCTGCTCGAGGGCTACCAGTACCGCGACCAGGCCGACACCAATATCATCCCCAAGAACATGGACAAGGAAGAGCTGCGCGCCGGTTACGTCCGCCTGATGAACGAGCTCTACTCTTACGAGAATTACGGCGAACGACTCTGCGGAACCCTGGCCCAGATCCAACGCCAGCCTCGGCGCCGAAAGAAGGCTTTTTCGGTGGTGCACAGCGCCTACAACCTCAAGCGCCTTTCCCGGCTCCTCGGCTATTACCTCTTCAGCTCGCATCCCGAGCGGCGGCGTTATTTTTTCAAGATCCTGCGCCAAATCTTGAAAAGCAATCCGGCTTACCTCAAGGAAGCTCTCTGGCACCTGGCGCTGCACAAGCATTTTTACGAATACAGCCGGATCCTTGCCGAGCAATTGGAAGCGAAGCCGGTCGAGCAACGGCTTTCCAAGGCGGGATGA
- a CDS encoding PQQ-dependent sugar dehydrogenase: MQISRGLLVLSYFFLALTLTNCGSGGTNSPSPSPSPSATPTPTASPDFDLDGVADEADNCLEVVNPSQGDGDGNGTGDACDLPLAEFYEPAVPGLKILQLDQVDVPTRLKISPDGSLMLVAELGGKVHAFNRINDTWVRQSAPFIEVSLGGLSIEEERGMTGLFFGLDFDPNSPDALRRDLFLTYQFFDGADFVNRVARMTVNRSGGDWVAGGFTVIYEGPDPINSASPIGAHQIQDGLSLSYEGLPHLLVAIGDGFFPASATDESKESLGKILLMQRDGSPAPGDRPFANDFLQAKGIRNVYSMALLPEELDPRRRVLGVENGAGFQDRIWLLELIDFGHETDLGINLGWNGNDSAPSWESISDFNTPGPFDTEGVLRLLEPPVSPTGLALHPGRGIVSAPPNQAAFVAAYFGPTFCTGENCPGKEIVVGSLGNFGNQPTIDNLSTIVRRSAAGREELGNPTALAVDPLSGDILFADIVTGEIDRIVVFP; encoded by the coding sequence ATGCAAATATCGCGGGGCCTTCTGGTCCTATCTTACTTTTTCCTCGCTTTGACCCTTACCAATTGCGGCTCCGGTGGAACCAACTCGCCCAGCCCTTCGCCTAGCCCTTCGGCCACTCCGACCCCGACGGCTTCGCCCGACTTCGATCTCGACGGAGTGGCCGATGAGGCCGACAACTGCCTCGAAGTCGTCAATCCGAGCCAAGGTGACGGCGACGGCAACGGGACCGGCGATGCCTGCGACCTGCCTTTGGCCGAATTCTACGAGCCGGCGGTTCCCGGCTTGAAGATCCTCCAGCTCGATCAAGTGGATGTCCCGACCCGACTCAAGATCAGCCCCGACGGCTCGCTGATGCTCGTCGCCGAGCTGGGCGGCAAGGTCCACGCCTTCAACCGGATCAACGACACTTGGGTCCGCCAATCGGCTCCTTTCATCGAGGTGAGCTTGGGCGGCCTCAGCATCGAGGAGGAGCGCGGCATGACCGGCCTCTTCTTCGGCCTCGACTTCGACCCCAACAGCCCTGATGCCCTGCGCCGCGACCTCTTCCTCACCTACCAATTCTTCGACGGCGCCGATTTCGTCAACCGGGTTGCCCGGATGACGGTGAACCGTTCGGGCGGCGATTGGGTGGCCGGCGGCTTCACCGTGATCTACGAAGGACCCGACCCGATCAACAGCGCCTCCCCGATCGGCGCCCATCAGATCCAGGACGGCTTGAGCCTGAGCTATGAGGGTCTGCCCCATTTATTGGTGGCGATCGGCGACGGCTTCTTCCCGGCCAGCGCCACCGACGAGAGCAAGGAATCGCTGGGCAAGATCCTGCTGATGCAACGCGACGGCAGCCCGGCCCCCGGCGACCGGCCCTTCGCCAACGACTTTCTCCAGGCCAAGGGCATCCGCAACGTCTACAGCATGGCTCTCCTGCCGGAGGAGCTGGATCCGCGCCGCCGGGTCTTGGGAGTCGAGAACGGCGCCGGCTTTCAGGACCGAATTTGGCTTTTGGAGCTGATCGACTTCGGCCATGAGACCGATTTGGGAATCAACTTAGGCTGGAACGGGAACGACTCGGCGCCGAGTTGGGAGTCGATCTCCGATTTCAACACCCCCGGGCCTTTCGACACCGAGGGCGTGCTGCGCCTGCTCGAGCCGCCGGTTTCGCCGACCGGCTTGGCCTTGCATCCCGGCCGGGGCATCGTCTCGGCGCCGCCCAATCAAGCGGCCTTCGTTGCCGCTTATTTCGGCCCGACCTTTTGCACCGGCGAGAACTGCCCGGGCAAGGAGATCGTCGTGGGAAGCCTGGGCAATTTCGGCAATCAGCCGACCATCGACAACCTAAGCACCATCGTCCGGCGCAGCGCCGCCGGCCGGGAAGAGCTGGGCAACCCCACCGCCCTCGCCGTCGACCCCTTGAGCGGAGATATCCTCTTCGCCGATATCGTCACCGGCGAAATCGACCGGATCGTGGTTTTTCCTTAA
- a CDS encoding hotdog fold thioesterase: MAEIDARFREGMKNTMAEALGMELLEVGQGRVVLTMPVDARTHQPYGLLHGGASVALAETAASIGGWFLVMKEGKVVVGQEINANHLRSVRSGKVKAVGEVLHQGKTSQVWEIKVYDEAERMICISRCTLAVIEPR; the protein is encoded by the coding sequence ATGGCCGAGATCGACGCCAGATTTCGCGAGGGTATGAAAAACACCATGGCCGAGGCCCTGGGCATGGAATTGCTCGAAGTGGGCCAAGGGAGGGTGGTGCTGACGATGCCGGTCGACGCCCGAACCCACCAGCCCTACGGCCTTTTGCACGGCGGCGCCTCGGTGGCCCTGGCCGAGACCGCGGCCAGCATCGGCGGCTGGTTTTTGGTGATGAAGGAAGGCAAGGTCGTCGTCGGCCAGGAGATCAATGCCAACCATCTTCGCTCGGTCCGCTCGGGCAAGGTGAAGGCCGTTGGCGAGGTCCTCCATCAAGGCAAAACCTCCCAGGTCTGGGAGATCAAGGTCTACGACGAGGCCGAGCGGATGATTTGCATCTCGCGCTGCACCTTGGCGGTGATCGAGCCGCGCTAA
- a CDS encoding phosphoribosyltransferase has protein sequence MLRDRQEAAERLAQALAEYRGQNPLVLAIPRGAVPMAKIIADRLGGQVDVLLVRKLPAPDQPELAIGAIDESGRVYLHPYAQTLGISADYLKREARSQMATLRRRRAEYTPDRAPIDPRGRIVLVVDDGIATGSTMIAALQALRERSPAKLVVATGVAPADTLQKLREYSDQVVCLASPEPFDAVGQHYEDFSQVSDQEVIEILRGHEPVARYF, from the coding sequence ATGTTGCGCGATCGTCAAGAAGCGGCCGAGCGGCTGGCTCAAGCCTTGGCCGAATATCGCGGGCAAAACCCTTTGGTGCTCGCCATTCCCCGCGGCGCGGTTCCGATGGCCAAGATCATCGCCGACCGCCTCGGCGGTCAAGTCGACGTGCTGCTGGTCCGCAAGCTCCCGGCCCCTGATCAACCCGAGCTCGCGATCGGCGCCATCGATGAGAGCGGCCGGGTCTACTTGCATCCTTACGCCCAAACACTGGGGATCTCGGCCGACTACCTGAAGCGGGAAGCCCGCTCCCAGATGGCGACCTTGCGGCGCCGCCGGGCCGAGTACACGCCGGACCGCGCCCCGATCGATCCCCGGGGCCGCATCGTCCTCGTGGTCGATGACGGCATCGCCACCGGATCGACGATGATCGCGGCTTTGCAGGCTCTGCGCGAAAGATCGCCGGCCAAACTGGTGGTCGCCACCGGCGTGGCGCCGGCCGACACTTTGCAAAAGCTCCGGGAGTATTCGGACCAAGTCGTCTGTCTGGCCAGTCCCGAGCCCTTCGATGCGGTGGGCCAGCATTACGAGGATTTTTCCCAGGTTTCCGACCAAGAAGTGATCGAAATCTTGCGGGGCCATGAGCCGGTGGCCCGGTATTTTTAG
- a CDS encoding CusA/CzcA family heavy metal efflux RND transporter gives MIDRILEACARNRALTLILTLVAVLIGLWSMRHIPLDALPDLSDTQVIVYSQWDRSPDIVEDQVTYPIVTALLGAPKVKAVRGFSDFGYSYVYVIFEDGTDLYWARSRVLEYLSKILPRLPEGVRTELGPDATSVGWVFQYALVDRSGRSDLAELKAYQDWYLKYYLQSVPGVAEVATVGGFARQYQVNVDPQALLAYGVTLEEVVDAVRGGNDDVGGRLLEMGGAEYMIRGRGYAKATADLEKLVLKADAKTGAPVTVAQVAKVELGPELRRGVADLDGEGDVVGGIVVMRYGENALEVIDRVKAKLEEIKPALPPGVELVTTYDRSDLILRSIDTLKSTLLEELIIVSIVILIFLWHIPSSIIPILTIPISVILAFIPMKLMGLSANLLSLAGIAISIGVLVDGAIIEVENAYKKLQLWEAGGRVGDYHEVRLKALKEVGPSVFFSLLVIAVSFLPIFTLIDQEGRLFKPLAYSKTFAMAIAAVLAITLDPALRMLFTRMDPLRFKPVWLSKLWNGLTVGKYYPEEKHPVSRLLFRVYDPVCRLVLRHPKATILAAGLLMLTTVYPFMKLGSEFMPPLHEGSILYMPTTMPGLSVTEAFRQLQKQDEVLKSFPEVERVFGKAGRADSSTDPAPLSMVETTVILKPESEWRKRERWYSGLPQILQAPLRHLWPDHISHEELVAEMDLKLQVPGWTNAWTMPIRNRIDMLSTGIRTPVGVKILGKDLSEIERLGIELENILKEVPGTRSVFAERAAGGYFLDFDFKREALARYGLKVEDVNRAVAQAIGGETVGTAIEGPERYSINVRYQRAFRSAIPELERVLVATPAGAQVPLGLLADIQVRSGPAMIRNENGMKAAYVFVDLAGRDVGGYVQEAKRRVAERLPSTPGYSLQWSGQYENMLRVKERLKLVLPLTLFVIFLLLYLNTKTAVEAGIVLLAVPFSAIGAIWLLYFLDYHLSIAVWVGLIALMGLDAETGVFMLLFLDLAYRDKKAKGELKTEADLKEAIHDGAVKRVRPKMMTVMAAFLGLIPIMYSSGTGADLMKRIAAPMVGGLFTSFLLELLVYPALYYLWKVRSLRR, from the coding sequence ATGATCGATCGGATTCTGGAAGCCTGCGCCCGCAACCGGGCTCTGACCTTGATCCTCACCCTGGTGGCGGTCTTGATCGGCCTCTGGTCGATGCGGCACATCCCGCTCGACGCCTTGCCCGATCTTTCCGACACCCAGGTGATCGTCTACAGCCAGTGGGACCGCTCGCCCGACATCGTCGAGGACCAGGTCACTTACCCGATCGTCACCGCCTTGCTCGGCGCGCCGAAGGTGAAGGCGGTGCGGGGTTTTTCCGATTTCGGCTATTCCTACGTCTACGTCATCTTCGAGGACGGGACCGATCTTTATTGGGCGCGAAGCCGGGTGCTCGAATATTTGAGCAAGATCCTGCCCCGGCTTCCGGAAGGGGTCAGGACCGAGCTGGGGCCCGACGCCACCTCGGTGGGTTGGGTTTTCCAATACGCCTTGGTCGACCGCAGCGGCCGCAGCGACTTGGCCGAGCTCAAGGCCTATCAGGATTGGTACCTCAAGTACTATCTCCAGTCGGTTCCGGGAGTGGCCGAGGTGGCGACGGTCGGCGGCTTCGCCCGCCAATACCAGGTCAACGTCGATCCCCAAGCTCTGCTGGCTTACGGCGTGACCTTGGAAGAGGTCGTCGACGCGGTCCGCGGCGGCAACGACGACGTCGGCGGCCGCTTGCTCGAGATGGGCGGCGCCGAGTACATGATCCGGGGCCGCGGCTATGCCAAAGCGACCGCCGACCTGGAAAAGCTGGTCCTCAAGGCCGATGCCAAGACCGGGGCCCCGGTCACGGTGGCCCAAGTCGCCAAGGTCGAGCTCGGCCCGGAGCTGCGCCGAGGCGTCGCCGACTTGGACGGGGAGGGCGATGTGGTCGGCGGCATCGTGGTGATGCGCTATGGCGAGAATGCCCTCGAAGTCATCGACCGGGTCAAGGCCAAGCTCGAGGAAATCAAGCCGGCCCTGCCGCCGGGCGTCGAGCTAGTGACGACTTACGACCGCTCCGATCTCATTCTCCGTTCCATCGACACCCTCAAGTCGACCCTGCTCGAGGAGCTGATCATCGTCAGCATCGTCATCTTGATTTTCCTCTGGCACATTCCCTCCTCGATCATCCCGATTTTGACCATTCCGATCTCGGTGATCCTGGCTTTCATCCCGATGAAGCTGATGGGGCTCAGCGCCAACTTGCTCTCCTTGGCCGGCATCGCGATCTCGATCGGCGTCCTGGTCGACGGGGCGATCATCGAAGTCGAGAACGCCTACAAGAAGCTCCAGCTCTGGGAGGCCGGCGGCCGGGTCGGAGATTATCATGAAGTGCGGCTCAAGGCCTTGAAGGAGGTCGGGCCTTCGGTCTTCTTCTCGCTCCTGGTCATCGCGGTTTCCTTCCTGCCGATCTTCACCCTGATCGACCAAGAAGGCCGGCTCTTCAAGCCGCTGGCCTACTCCAAGACCTTCGCGATGGCGATCGCCGCCGTCCTCGCCATCACCCTCGATCCGGCGCTGCGGATGCTGTTCACCCGGATGGATCCCTTGCGCTTCAAGCCGGTCTGGCTTTCCAAGCTGTGGAACGGCCTGACCGTCGGGAAATACTATCCCGAGGAAAAGCATCCGGTGAGCCGCCTGCTTTTCCGGGTCTACGATCCGGTTTGCCGGCTGGTGCTGAGGCATCCCAAGGCGACGATCTTGGCCGCCGGCCTGCTTATGCTCACGACGGTTTATCCCTTCATGAAGCTGGGCTCCGAGTTCATGCCGCCGCTTCACGAGGGATCGATCCTCTACATGCCGACCACCATGCCGGGCCTCTCGGTGACCGAAGCCTTTCGCCAATTGCAAAAGCAGGACGAGGTCCTGAAGAGCTTCCCCGAGGTCGAAAGGGTTTTCGGCAAGGCCGGCCGGGCCGACAGCTCGACCGATCCGGCGCCGCTTTCGATGGTCGAGACCACGGTGATCCTCAAGCCCGAGAGCGAGTGGCGGAAAAGGGAACGCTGGTACTCGGGCCTGCCCCAGATCCTCCAAGCGCCGCTCCGGCATCTCTGGCCCGATCATATCTCGCACGAGGAGCTGGTCGCCGAGATGGATCTCAAGCTCCAGGTCCCGGGCTGGACCAATGCTTGGACCATGCCGATCCGCAACCGCATCGACATGCTTTCGACCGGGATCCGCACCCCGGTCGGCGTGAAGATTTTGGGCAAGGACCTGTCCGAGATCGAGCGCCTCGGCATCGAGCTCGAAAACATCTTGAAGGAGGTGCCGGGAACCCGCAGCGTTTTCGCCGAGCGGGCCGCCGGCGGCTATTTCCTCGACTTCGATTTTAAGCGCGAAGCCTTGGCCCGCTACGGCCTCAAGGTCGAGGACGTCAATCGGGCCGTGGCCCAGGCCATCGGCGGCGAGACGGTCGGGACCGCGATCGAGGGGCCGGAGCGCTATTCGATCAACGTCCGCTATCAGCGAGCTTTCCGCAGCGCCATCCCGGAGCTGGAGCGGGTCTTGGTGGCGACGCCCGCCGGAGCCCAGGTTCCGCTGGGGCTGCTGGCCGACATCCAAGTGCGCAGCGGTCCGGCGATGATCCGCAACGAGAACGGCATGAAGGCGGCTTACGTCTTCGTCGACTTGGCCGGCCGCGACGTCGGCGGTTACGTCCAGGAGGCCAAGCGCCGGGTGGCCGAGCGGCTGCCCTCGACTCCGGGCTACAGCCTGCAGTGGAGCGGCCAATACGAGAACATGCTGCGGGTGAAAGAAAGGCTGAAATTGGTCCTGCCCCTGACCCTCTTCGTGATCTTCCTCCTGCTCTACCTCAATACCAAAACGGCGGTGGAGGCCGGCATCGTCCTCTTGGCCGTGCCTTTCTCGGCGATCGGCGCGATCTGGCTGCTCTACTTTTTGGACTACCATCTGTCGATCGCGGTTTGGGTGGGGCTCATCGCCTTGATGGGCCTCGACGCCGAGACCGGCGTTTTCATGCTGCTGTTCCTCGATCTGGCTTACCGCGACAAGAAGGCCAAGGGCGAGCTCAAGACCGAAGCCGATCTCAAGGAGGCGATCCATGACGGCGCGGTCAAGCGGGTCCGGCCCAAGATGATGACGGTGATGGCCGCCTTCCTGGGCCTCATCCCCATCATGTATTCGAGCGGAACCGGCGCCGACCTGATGAAGCGGATCGCCGCCCCGATGGTCGGCGGCCTGTTCACCAGCTTCCTATTGGAGCTCCTGGTCTATCCGGCCCTTTACTACCTATGGAAAGTGCGGAGCTTGCGGCGCTAA